Proteins encoded in a region of the Sulfurimonas marina genome:
- a CDS encoding mannose-1-phosphate guanylyltransferase/mannose-6-phosphate isomerase — protein MTNIILCGGNGTRLWPISRTLMPKQFVKLFNEQSLFQLTVQRNSKVCESQFIVSNAEQYFLAIDQLEELKQVNNKYLLEPIGRNTAPAIALACWALDPNETVLVTPSDHLIKNEVEYQKVISRAKELAQEDNLVTFGITPTFAETGFGYIEALNEDVKAFHEKPDEQTATNYLAAGNYYWNSGMFMFKAGVFLEELKKYSPEIYNGSMQAYKNVNNHGMIRIKHEDMLNIPEDSIDYAVMEKSDKVKVIASDIDWSDLGSFDALYEELPKDENGNTVNENHVAIDSKNNLIHGDQRKIATVDIEDTIIVDTGDALLISKKGSSQKVKKVVEEVRKNSELHNIHLTGYRPWGTYTILEDSIGYKIKKILVKPGKRLSLQKHFHRNEHWIVVSGTATVQVEDKTFLVRPNESTYIKAGEIHRLSNNGKLPLILIEAQVGEYTGEDDIVRLDDDYKRD, from the coding sequence ATGACTAACATAATTTTATGTGGAGGTAACGGTACAAGACTTTGGCCGATAAGTCGTACACTTATGCCAAAACAGTTTGTAAAGTTATTTAACGAACAATCCCTTTTTCAATTAACAGTTCAAAGAAACTCTAAAGTATGTGAATCTCAATTTATAGTCTCAAATGCTGAACAATATTTCCTTGCAATTGATCAGCTTGAAGAGTTAAAACAAGTTAATAATAAATATCTTTTAGAACCTATAGGTAGAAATACAGCTCCAGCTATTGCTTTGGCTTGTTGGGCATTAGACCCAAATGAGACAGTCTTAGTAACTCCATCAGACCATTTAATTAAAAATGAAGTAGAGTATCAAAAAGTAATTTCAAGAGCGAAGGAACTTGCACAAGAAGATAATCTTGTAACATTTGGTATAACTCCAACATTTGCTGAAACAGGTTTTGGATATATTGAAGCACTTAATGAAGATGTAAAAGCCTTCCACGAAAAACCTGATGAACAAACGGCAACCAATTATTTAGCAGCTGGAAATTACTATTGGAATAGTGGAATGTTTATGTTTAAGGCTGGTGTTTTTTTGGAAGAACTTAAAAAATATTCACCTGAAATTTATAATGGATCAATGCAGGCATATAAAAATGTCAACAATCACGGGATGATTAGAATTAAACATGAAGATATGTTAAATATTCCTGAAGATTCTATAGACTATGCCGTTATGGAAAAATCTGACAAAGTAAAAGTAATAGCATCAGATATAGACTGGTCAGATCTTGGAAGTTTTGATGCTCTATATGAAGAGCTTCCAAAAGATGAAAACGGCAACACTGTTAATGAAAATCATGTTGCAATTGATAGTAAAAACAATTTAATCCACGGAGATCAAAGAAAAATAGCGACAGTAGATATTGAAGATACTATTATTGTAGATACGGGAGATGCATTACTTATTAGTAAAAAAGGTTCCTCACAAAAAGTTAAAAAAGTTGTAGAGGAAGTTAGAAAAAATTCTGAACTTCATAATATACACCTTACAGGTTATCGTCCATGGGGTACATATACTATTTTAGAAGATTCTATTGGATATAAAATAAAGAAAATTCTAGTAAAACCGGGAAAAAGACTCTCTTTACAAAAACATTTCCATAGAAATGAGCATTGGATAGTTGTAAGTGGAACTGCAACAGTTCAGGTTGAAGATAAAACGTTTTTAGTACGCCCGAATGAAAGCACTTATATAAAAGCAGGTGAAATTCATAGACTTTCTAATAATGGAAAACTTCCTTTAATACTTATAGAAGCTCAAGTCGGTGAGTATACAGGTGAAGATGATATAGTTCGTCTAGATGATGATTATAAAAGAGATTAA
- a CDS encoding CgeB family protein has protein sequence MIKKILFIGLKYSYGKKELGEALNKKAHSDMLKEIGYEVENIWLDDYETNEKLQEAILNKAHDYNPDMIFFKIFKFEVQFETLQTLKKEFFLVNWFGDDQWRFETFTSKYAPYFDVCITTDKFSIEKYKAIGQNNVIRSQHASFENFNDFENIEYKYDVSFIGGANLFRKWFVDELKKKGIIVECFGSGWLNGRITYEQMNDIMLKSKINLNISNSISYDIRYLLHHPKNILSFFKSLIRSGSKNISQTKARIFEIPVRGGFEITEYVPSLEDYFDIGKNIVCYSSVDEAALLIKYYLNNDKERENIRTLSVEKKQELSIHISKEQ, from the coding sequence ATGATTAAAAAAATACTTTTTATTGGTCTTAAATATAGCTATGGTAAAAAAGAGCTCGGAGAGGCTTTGAATAAAAAAGCTCATTCTGATATGTTAAAAGAGATTGGATACGAAGTTGAAAATATATGGTTAGATGATTATGAAACAAATGAAAAATTACAAGAAGCAATATTAAACAAAGCACATGATTATAATCCAGATATGATATTTTTTAAAATTTTTAAATTTGAAGTACAATTTGAAACACTTCAAACTTTAAAAAAAGAGTTTTTTTTAGTAAATTGGTTTGGAGACGATCAATGGAGATTTGAAACTTTTACCAGTAAATATGCCCCTTATTTTGATGTTTGTATAACTACAGATAAATTTAGTATTGAAAAATATAAAGCAATAGGACAAAATAATGTTATTAGAAGCCAGCATGCTTCATTTGAGAATTTTAATGATTTTGAAAATATAGAATATAAATATGATGTTAGTTTTATTGGTGGAGCAAATCTATTTAGAAAATGGTTTGTAGATGAACTGAAGAAAAAAGGCATAATAGTGGAGTGTTTTGGTAGTGGATGGTTAAATGGTAGAATCACTTATGAACAAATGAATGACATTATGCTTAAAAGTAAAATAAACTTGAATATATCTAATAGTATAAGTTATGATATAAGATATCTACTGCATCATCCTAAAAATATATTGAGTTTTTTTAAGTCTTTAATTCGATCGGGTTCTAAAAATATAAGTCAAACAAAAGCGAGAATATTTGAAATACCAGTGCGTGGTGGATTTGAAATAACAGAATATGTACCAAGTTTGGAAGACTATTTTGACATTGGCAAAAATATAGTTTGCTACAGTAGTGTGGATGAAGCTGCACTCTTAATAAAGTACTATTTAAATAATGACAAAGAGAGAGAAAACATAAGAACATTATCTGTTGAGAAAAAGCAAGAACTGAGCATACATATAAGCAAAGAACAATAA
- a CDS encoding DegT/DnrJ/EryC1/StrS family aminotransferase, with the protein MVNSYPLASSTWNEKELAAIQSVINRDMYTMGESVAQFEKDFCKFTGSKYAVMVSSGSTANLIATASLFYTKNPKLKRGDEVIVPAVSWSTTYFPLQQYGLKLKFVDIDLETLNYDLEALSSAITDDTKMIMTVNLLGNPNDFDAIYGIIEDKDIFILEDNCESMGAEYKGKQTGTFGVMGTFSTFFSHHMATMEGGFVVTDDEELYHVLLSMRAHGWTRNLPKENKVCTKSDDWFEESFRFVLPGYNVRPVEMSGAVGIEQLKKLPNFLKTRRENAKLFVELFENHPDIMIQKDIDSSSWFGFSLIIKPESKLKREDIVKKLQENNIDCRPIVTGNFTRNEVMKYFDYTIHNELKNADYLHQNGLFVGNHQVGLEEEIRYLSEVLL; encoded by the coding sequence ATGGTAAATAGTTATCCATTAGCATCTTCAACATGGAATGAAAAAGAATTAGCAGCTATTCAATCTGTTATTAATAGAGATATGTATACAATGGGTGAGAGTGTAGCCCAATTTGAAAAGGATTTTTGTAAATTTACGGGAAGTAAATATGCTGTAATGGTCAGTTCAGGTTCTACTGCAAATCTAATAGCAACTGCTTCACTTTTTTATACAAAAAATCCAAAGTTAAAAAGAGGGGACGAAGTTATAGTTCCGGCAGTTTCATGGTCAACTACATACTTTCCACTCCAACAGTATGGACTTAAATTAAAGTTTGTTGACATTGACTTAGAAACATTAAACTATGATTTAGAAGCTTTATCATCTGCTATAACTGATGATACAAAAATGATTATGACAGTGAACCTTCTTGGAAATCCGAATGATTTTGATGCAATCTATGGAATTATAGAAGATAAAGATATTTTTATTTTAGAAGATAACTGTGAATCTATGGGTGCAGAATATAAAGGAAAACAAACCGGTACATTCGGTGTTATGGGGACTTTCTCAACTTTCTTTTCTCATCATATGGCAACAATGGAAGGTGGCTTTGTCGTAACAGATGATGAAGAACTTTACCATGTTCTTTTATCAATGAGAGCTCATGGATGGACTAGAAATCTTCCAAAAGAAAATAAAGTGTGTACTAAAAGTGATGATTGGTTTGAAGAATCATTCCGTTTCGTACTTCCCGGTTATAATGTAAGACCTGTAGAGATGAGTGGTGCAGTAGGAATAGAACAACTTAAAAAATTGCCAAACTTTTTAAAAACTAGAAGAGAAAATGCGAAGTTGTTTGTAGAGCTTTTTGAAAATCATCCTGACATTATGATTCAAAAAGATATAGATAGTAGTTCATGGTTTGGATTTTCATTAATTATTAAACCGGAATCAAAGCTAAAGAGAGAAGATATTGTTAAAAAGCTGCAAGAAAATAATATCGACTGTAGACCAATAGTTACAGGAAACTTTACGCGTAATGAAGTTATGAAGTATTTTGACTATACAATTCACAATGAATTAAAAAATGCAGATTATCTTCATCAAAATGGATTATTTGTAGGAAATCATCAGGTTGGTTTGGAAGAAGAAATTAGATATTTGTCAGAGGTATTATTATAA
- a CDS encoding bifunctional 3,4-dihydroxy-2-butanone 4-phosphate synthase/GTP cyclohydrolase II, with amino-acid sequence MTPIDRVLKAIEEIKKGNMVIMCDDEDRENEGDLVYAAAFSTPEHVNFMATHARGLICVALSRQIANRLELNPMVSSNTSSYETAFTVSVDATTATTGISAKERDDTIKILANPISKSEELVRPGHIFPLIAKEGGTLVRTGHTEGSVDLCRLAGLSEAGVICEIIKEDGTMARRDDLDIFAKEHNLHTVFISDLVEYRLANESLVKELHVEEVEFFGVKVSRHTFADHDGINHTAISFYNPKEIANVRVHNVVPDCELLLNQDKYNHLIHSIEYLKQNSGLLVFINKTHHQDNSAPKEFGIGAQIIKHFGISKMNLITSMKKTDFVGLSGFGLEVNELITV; translated from the coding sequence ATGACACCAATTGATAGAGTTTTAAAAGCTATAGAAGAGATAAAGAAAGGAAATATGGTCATCATGTGTGATGACGAAGATAGGGAGAATGAAGGCGACTTAGTTTATGCTGCAGCATTTTCGACACCAGAACATGTAAACTTTATGGCTACACACGCACGCGGCCTTATATGTGTAGCACTTTCAAGACAAATTGCTAATAGACTTGAACTGAATCCTATGGTCAGTTCAAATACTTCGTCATATGAAACGGCATTCACTGTTTCAGTAGATGCTACTACCGCAACAACAGGTATATCTGCCAAAGAGAGAGACGATACGATCAAAATACTAGCAAATCCAATTTCAAAGAGTGAAGAGCTAGTACGCCCTGGACACATTTTCCCACTTATTGCAAAAGAGGGTGGTACATTAGTAAGAACAGGGCACACGGAAGGTTCAGTTGATCTTTGTCGTTTAGCAGGTCTGAGTGAAGCAGGTGTTATTTGTGAGATCATTAAAGAAGACGGTACAATGGCTAGACGTGATGATCTTGATATTTTTGCAAAAGAACATAATCTTCATACAGTATTTATTTCTGACCTTGTAGAGTATCGTTTGGCAAACGAATCACTTGTAAAAGAGTTACATGTTGAAGAGGTAGAGTTTTTTGGGGTAAAAGTAAGTCGTCATACATTTGCTGATCATGATGGGATTAACCATACAGCAATCTCATTTTACAATCCTAAAGAGATCGCAAATGTAAGGGTACATAATGTAGTCCCAGACTGTGAGTTACTGCTGAATCAAGATAAATACAATCACTTGATTCATTCTATAGAGTATTTAAAGCAAAATAGCGGGCTTTTAGTATTTATAAACAAGACACATCACCAAGACAACTCAGCTCCAAAAGAGTTTGGAATCGGTGCGCAGATCATTAAACATTTTGGAATCTCTAAAATGAACTTAATTACGTCAATGAAAAAAACAGATTTTGTAGGACTCAGTGGTTTTGGACTTGAGGTTAATGAGCTTATAACAGTATAG
- a CDS encoding DNA ligase, producing the protein MRYLYLLLLPLFLYAVKPELLLLQKYDESMDVSGWLMSEKLDGVRAYWDGEKLISRGGKEFFAPKEFTKDFPPFAIDGELWSKRDDFENISSITSQKTPHKGWKQITYNIFEVPYQKGGLLQRINILQNYLKTHPETTIRMIKQIKCKNKNHLRNFLKEVEEKGGEGVVIRELNAPYIAKRTNKSLKVKSFDDTECKVIGYKQGKGKYSQKVGSLTCQLENGKVIYLGSGLDDFQRENPPEIGTVVTFKYYGLTKNGIPRFPVFLRLRKQ; encoded by the coding sequence ATGAGATATCTATACCTCCTTCTTCTACCGTTATTTTTATATGCTGTAAAACCTGAGCTTTTACTGCTTCAAAAGTATGATGAAAGTATGGATGTTTCGGGTTGGTTAATGAGTGAAAAACTTGATGGGGTAAGAGCGTATTGGGATGGAGAAAAACTAATCTCAAGAGGTGGTAAGGAATTTTTTGCTCCAAAAGAGTTTACAAAAGACTTTCCACCTTTTGCGATCGATGGGGAACTCTGGAGTAAAAGAGATGATTTTGAAAATATTAGCTCTATCACTTCACAAAAAACTCCCCATAAAGGATGGAAACAGATAACTTATAATATATTTGAAGTACCCTATCAAAAAGGTGGACTTTTACAAAGAATTAACATATTACAAAACTATCTCAAAACACATCCAGAAACTACGATCCGAATGATAAAACAGATCAAATGTAAAAATAAAAATCATCTTAGAAATTTTCTTAAAGAAGTCGAAGAAAAAGGTGGTGAAGGGGTAGTGATCCGAGAACTAAATGCTCCATATATAGCCAAAAGAACAAATAAATCCCTCAAAGTAAAAAGTTTTGATGATACTGAATGTAAAGTTATAGGTTATAAACAGGGGAAGGGAAAGTATAGTCAAAAAGTGGGCTCTTTAACGTGTCAACTAGAAAACGGTAAAGTTATATATTTAGGAAGTGGACTGGATGATTTTCAAAGAGAAAATCCACCAGAGATAGGGACAGTGGTGACTTTTAAATATTATGGCTTGACGAAAAATGGAATTCCCAGGTTTCCAGTGTTTCTTAGACTTAGAAAGCAGTAG
- a CDS encoding glycosyltransferase family 10 domain-containing protein, which produces MKKACIVVPSYQQKNVIFDKDNEQNRDNIFNKYIELRKELRKYNFDLSTNDINSIEDSELIFYFDMPNRLPDNDKVKNSYLVLRESEIIRSDNYIKDKHKYFSKIFTWHDELVDDIKYFKLNFSHLFPKNINKNLSKKEKLCTLIAGNKKVSHPLELYSKRVEAIRWFEKNHPNDFDLYGIGWDKYRFSGPIFIRAFNRIPYFPELFAKITGQSYRSYKGTVDNKKETMEKYRFSICYENAKDIPGYITEKIFDSFFAGCVPVYWGANNILDYVPKECFIDFRDFTSYEELYKFIKNMSNEEYMRYLENIEKYLNSEKSFQFQGKGFAQKISSVLFEEKLK; this is translated from the coding sequence ATGAAAAAAGCTTGTATTGTTGTTCCCAGTTATCAGCAAAAAAATGTAATTTTTGATAAAGATAATGAGCAAAATAGAGATAATATCTTTAATAAATATATTGAATTAAGAAAAGAACTACGGAAATATAACTTTGATTTATCTACAAATGATATAAATAGTATAGAAGATTCAGAATTAATATTTTACTTTGATATGCCAAATAGGTTGCCTGACAATGATAAGGTCAAAAATTCATATTTAGTTTTAAGAGAAAGCGAGATAATTCGATCTGACAACTATATAAAAGATAAACATAAATATTTTAGTAAGATATTTACTTGGCATGATGAATTAGTTGATGATATAAAGTATTTTAAATTAAATTTCTCTCATCTATTTCCAAAAAATATCAATAAGAACTTATCAAAAAAAGAAAAATTGTGTACATTGATTGCCGGAAATAAAAAAGTAAGTCATCCGCTTGAATTATATAGTAAAAGAGTAGAAGCTATAAGATGGTTTGAGAAAAATCATCCGAACGATTTTGATCTCTATGGTATAGGCTGGGATAAGTATAGATTTAGTGGACCTATTTTTATAAGAGCTTTTAATCGTATACCATACTTTCCAGAGCTTTTTGCAAAAATCACAGGACAGTCTTATCGATCATATAAAGGCACCGTAGATAATAAAAAAGAGACTATGGAAAAGTATAGGTTCTCTATCTGTTATGAAAATGCAAAAGATATACCAGGATATATCACTGAAAAAATATTTGATAGTTTTTTTGCTGGATGTGTACCTGTATACTGGGGTGCTAATAATATTTTGGATTATGTACCAAAAGAGTGTTTTATCGATTTTAGAGATTTCACATCATATGAAGAACTTTATAAATTTATAAAAAATATGAGTAATGAAGAATATATGCGATATTTAGAAAATATAGAGAAATACTTAAATAGTGAGAAGTCTTTTCAGTTTCAAGGGAAAGGTTTTGCTCAAAAAATTTCATCGGTGTTATTTGAGGAAAAACTTAAATGA
- a CDS encoding class I SAM-dependent methyltransferase: MKSNTLDYYNKNASNLYERYNSADMTKVHKVLDKHINGSDKVLDIGFGSGRDLLHLKRRGITGWGVDGSKSFINLFTADYQSFKERIFHSVLPSLNLSDEFKEFFSVIYSIATWMHLPKEEHFEAILNIKKYLKPGGKVIISYSITTRENDPRYFEDINQEQLSLLFETFGFSLVETTTSADGLGRNNITWITQVFQYTDISKKGIDQIESILSQDSKDSTYKFALLRSFAQIASSPLNRFASFKEGYVFFPIGMIVEKWIEAYWKLMENTTFIPQRNGEEKSAKKLAFRKTLENAIDTYNTKNKNNSYYSFYNEFQNGIASNTEEYDIVRNLVNTIINTIISGPVKYSGSSFDDQSFFIVGNGAKSFPKKNLSINPKSLIDSCTTIGIKQDAYYELYRYGSWIEDSITLRWARFTENLSKISGSNISSGDIVTLLSKDYEVKRDTQLARKIYDKYKKEHGELRSVWSSDKISSYEVDHVLPYSIYSNNDLWNLLPASKQENNTKSDKLVSSELLHKQKNQIITYWEYVKDNAPDRFEHEIYSSFNLDPISESWKDKLILAVSEQLEITSSIRGLKRWSI, translated from the coding sequence ATGAAATCAAATACCTTAGATTATTACAATAAAAATGCTTCAAACCTCTATGAACGCTATAATTCAGCAGATATGACCAAAGTTCATAAAGTACTTGATAAGCATATTAACGGTTCCGATAAAGTACTCGATATTGGATTTGGATCAGGACGTGATCTTTTACATCTAAAACGCAGAGGTATCACAGGATGGGGTGTAGACGGTTCTAAATCATTTATAAATCTATTTACTGCAGACTACCAATCTTTTAAAGAAAGAATATTTCACTCTGTTTTACCATCACTGAATTTATCAGATGAATTCAAAGAATTTTTCAGTGTTATATATTCAATTGCAACATGGATGCACTTGCCAAAAGAGGAGCACTTTGAAGCGATACTAAATATAAAAAAGTATTTAAAGCCCGGCGGAAAAGTAATAATCAGTTATTCAATTACGACTAGAGAGAACGACCCTCGTTATTTTGAAGATATAAATCAGGAACAACTGTCTCTTTTATTTGAAACTTTCGGCTTTAGTTTAGTAGAAACCACAACCTCTGCAGACGGTCTTGGTAGAAATAACATAACTTGGATTACACAAGTATTTCAGTATACAGACATTTCTAAAAAAGGTATTGATCAGATAGAGTCAATACTCTCTCAAGATTCAAAAGACTCAACATATAAATTTGCACTACTCAGGTCTTTTGCTCAGATAGCTTCATCACCGTTAAACAGGTTTGCATCATTTAAAGAAGGATATGTTTTTTTCCCTATAGGTATGATAGTTGAAAAATGGATTGAAGCTTATTGGAAACTAATGGAAAACACAACATTTATCCCCCAGAGAAACGGTGAGGAAAAGTCTGCCAAAAAACTGGCATTCAGAAAAACACTGGAAAATGCGATAGATACTTATAATACAAAGAATAAAAACAATTCATATTATTCATTTTACAATGAATTTCAAAATGGAATAGCTAGTAACACTGAAGAATATGATATCGTTAGAAATTTAGTAAATACGATAATTAATACAATTATCAGCGGACCAGTAAAATACTCGGGAAGCTCATTTGATGACCAGAGTTTTTTTATTGTCGGCAACGGTGCAAAAAGTTTTCCTAAAAAGAATTTGTCAATCAATCCAAAATCCCTCATAGACAGCTGTACAACTATTGGTATAAAACAGGATGCTTATTATGAACTCTACAGATACGGTTCATGGATAGAAGACTCTATTACACTTAGATGGGCTAGATTTACTGAAAACTTGTCTAAAATCAGCGGTTCAAACATATCTTCTGGAGATATAGTTACACTTCTTTCAAAAGATTATGAAGTGAAACGGGATACACAGTTAGCTAGAAAAATATATGACAAGTATAAGAAAGAACATGGAGAACTCAGATCTGTATGGAGTTCAGACAAGATATCTTCATATGAAGTTGACCATGTATTGCCATATTCAATATATTCAAATAATGATTTATGGAATCTTCTTCCTGCTTCAAAACAGGAAAACAATACCAAGAGTGATAAGCTGGTAAGTAGTGAGCTATTACATAAACAAAAAAATCAGATCATTACTTACTGGGAATATGTTAAAGACAATGCCCCTGACAGATTTGAGCATGAGATATACAGCTCTTTTAATTTAGATCCAATATCTGAGAGCTGGAAAGACAAATTGATTTTAGCTGTGTCTGAACAATTAGAGATTACTTCTTCAATCAGAGGATTAAAAAGATGGAGTATTTAA
- a CDS encoding GDP-L-fucose synthase family protein — translation MKKILVTGANGMVGRNIVEFEKSKNYMLLTPSSKELNLLDRSSVDSYILKHQPDIVIHCAGRVGGIQANMAHPVDFLVQNTQMGLNIIMGAYEAGIKKFVNMSSSCMYPRNAQNPLSEELILLGELEPTNEGYAIAKVTSTRLCEYINREHQECQYKTIIPCNLYGRYDKFDPKHSHMLPAVIKKIYEAKQNNLDEIDIWGDGKARREFMYAQDLADFIYYAIENFESMPQNINVGLGHDYTINEYYQAIADVIGFEGKFIHDLSKPVGMKQKLIDDTKLQKFGWKYKTSLQDGIEKTYKYFINEVLNGK, via the coding sequence TTGAAAAAAATACTTGTAACAGGTGCTAATGGAATGGTTGGAAGAAATATAGTTGAGTTTGAAAAATCAAAAAACTATATGCTTTTAACTCCATCAAGTAAAGAGCTTAATCTATTAGATAGAAGCTCTGTTGACTCTTACATACTTAAACATCAACCAGACATTGTAATTCATTGTGCAGGAAGAGTTGGTGGTATTCAAGCAAATATGGCACACCCTGTAGATTTCCTAGTCCAGAATACTCAAATGGGTTTAAATATTATTATGGGTGCATACGAAGCCGGTATAAAAAAGTTTGTCAATATGAGTAGTTCTTGTATGTATCCAAGAAACGCTCAAAATCCTTTAAGTGAAGAATTGATTTTACTGGGGGAGCTTGAACCGACAAATGAAGGTTATGCTATAGCAAAAGTAACTTCAACAAGACTTTGCGAATATATAAATAGAGAACATCAAGAGTGTCAATATAAAACGATTATCCCTTGTAATCTTTATGGTAGATATGATAAATTTGATCCAAAACATTCCCATATGCTTCCGGCAGTTATAAAAAAAATATATGAAGCAAAACAGAATAACTTAGATGAAATAGATATTTGGGGTGACGGTAAAGCAAGACGTGAGTTTATGTATGCTCAAGATTTAGCTGACTTTATATACTATGCGATTGAAAATTTTGAATCTATGCCACAAAATATTAATGTAGGTCTTGGACATGATTATACTATTAACGAATATTACCAGGCTATTGCAGATGTAATTGGATTTGAAGGAAAATTTATTCACGATTTAAGTAAGCCTGTCGGTATGAAACAAAAACTTATAGATGATACCAAATTACAAAAATTTGGCTGGAAATATAAAACATCTTTACAAGATGGAATAGAGAAAACATATAAATATTTTATAAACGAGGTATTAAATGGTAAATAG
- a CDS encoding GDP-mannose mannosyl hydrolase yields MIPDREFKIIIKHTPLVSIDFIVQSHNKVLLGKRVNKPAQNYYFTMGGIVKKNEKFQDAMKRIAQNELGIELCQKPKYIGVFEHFYDDSIFESVSTHYVNHGYLLEMKEKLVNLPIEQHNNYKWFSVEELLQSNEVHQYVKDYFTKGEI; encoded by the coding sequence ATGATTCCTGATAGAGAATTTAAAATAATTATTAAACATACACCTTTAGTTTCTATAGATTTCATTGTGCAATCTCATAATAAAGTATTACTTGGAAAAAGAGTGAATAAACCTGCCCAGAATTATTATTTTACAATGGGTGGTATTGTAAAAAAAAATGAAAAGTTTCAAGATGCAATGAAAAGAATTGCTCAAAATGAATTAGGTATTGAATTATGTCAGAAACCAAAATATATTGGTGTATTTGAACATTTCTATGACGATAGTATTTTTGAAAGTGTTTCTACACATTATGTAAATCATGGATATTTACTTGAAATGAAAGAAAAACTTGTCAATCTGCCTATAGAACAGCACAATAATTATAAATGGTTTAGTGTAGAAGAATTACTTCAAAGCAATGAAGTACATCAATATGTAAAAGATTATTTTACTAAAGGAGAAATTTAG
- the gmd gene encoding GDP-mannose 4,6-dehydratase, producing MSQQKVALITGITGQDGSYLAEFLLKKGYIVHGIKRRSSLFNTDRIDHLYQDLHEKDVKLHLHYGDMTDSMNLTRIIQETQPDEIYNLAAMSHVHVSFETPEYVANADGTGTLRILEAVKLLGFEKKTKIYQASTSELYGKVQETPQSETTPFYPRSPYAVAKMYAYWITVNYREAYGMFACNGILFNHESPVRGETFVTRKITRAASKIALGLQDKLFLGNLDAKRDWGHAKDYVRMMWMILQADEPEDWVIATGQTTAVRDFVKFAFAYAGVNLRFEGEGIDEKGIIESFNEEKTKALSLDLTHLSIGQEIVVVDPRYFRPTEVDLLLGDPTKAEQKLGWNREYNLQDLVNDMMKSDLKLMTKDQYLKDGGYTIMNYFE from the coding sequence ATGTCACAACAAAAAGTAGCATTAATAACGGGAATTACAGGTCAAGATGGTTCATATTTAGCGGAGTTTTTACTTAAAAAGGGTTATATTGTTCATGGTATAAAAAGAAGAAGTTCTTTATTTAATACGGATCGTATAGATCATCTTTACCAAGATCTACATGAAAAAGATGTAAAGCTTCATCTTCATTATGGTGATATGACAGACTCTATGAACTTAACTCGTATTATTCAAGAAACGCAACCTGATGAGATTTATAATCTTGCAGCAATGTCTCATGTACATGTTTCATTTGAAACACCTGAATATGTAGCCAATGCTGACGGAACAGGAACACTTAGAATCCTTGAAGCAGTAAAATTACTAGGTTTTGAGAAAAAAACAAAAATATATCAAGCATCTACTTCTGAACTTTATGGAAAAGTTCAAGAAACTCCTCAAAGCGAAACAACACCATTTTATCCACGATCTCCTTATGCAGTAGCAAAAATGTATGCTTACTGGATTACAGTAAATTACCGTGAAGCTTATGGAATGTTTGCTTGTAATGGAATTCTCTTTAATCATGAATCACCGGTACGTGGTGAAACATTTGTAACAAGAAAAATTACTCGTGCAGCATCAAAAATAGCTTTAGGACTTCAAGATAAACTTTTTCTTGGAAATCTTGATGCTAAACGTGACTGGGGACATGCAAAAGACTATGTAAGAATGATGTGGATGATTCTGCAAGCTGATGAACCGGAAGATTGGGTAATTGCAACTGGGCAGACTACAGCAGTTCGTGACTTCGTAAAATTTGCATTTGCATATGCAGGAGTTAACTTAAGGTTTGAAGGTGAAGGTATAGATGAAAAAGGTATCATTGAAAGTTTTAATGAAGAAAAAACAAAAGCATTAAGTTTAGATTTGACTCATTTATCTATTGGTCAAGAAATAGTGGTAGTAGATCCTAGATATTTTAGACCTACTGAAGTTGATTTACTTTTAGGAGATCCTACAAAAGCGGAACAAAAATTAGGTTGGAATAGAGAATACAATTTACAAGATTTAGTGAATGATATGATGAAATCAGATTTAAAGTTAATGACAAAAGACCAATACTTAAAAGATGGCGGATACACAATTATGAATTATTTTGAGTAA